A window of the Scylla paramamosain isolate STU-SP2022 chromosome 34, ASM3559412v1, whole genome shotgun sequence genome harbors these coding sequences:
- the LOC135090256 gene encoding two pore potassium channel protein sup-9-like produces MRRQNVRTLSLVVCTFTYLLIGAAVFDALESDAEAERLRVIEYVRGHLLQQYNISGAEYKLIETVIIENQPHKAGQQWKFAGALYFVTVVVAMIGYGHSTPETIGGKAFCIVYAVVGIPLGMVMFQSIGERLNKFTSVIIKKMKKMLGCATTEATDVNQLFVTGTLSSIVMTAGAAVFSHYENWNYIDAFYYCFITLTTIGFGDFVALQKDNALTTKPGYVVLSLVFILFGLTVVAASINLLVLRFMTMNTEDVKAGDYEMQDASRSVITLDGELMAINGKLLAGTPDAEINMDGNLGSYTSVATVCSCTCYPRPHHSPTESRHRSPSRISHLLVDQVGTSKVMPPGSEQFPPLLHDSFMVANYLRMKRSSV; encoded by the exons ATGAGGCGGCAGAATGTTCGGACTTTATCGTTAGTGGTGTGCACCTTCACCTATCTCCTCATTGGCGCAGCGGTGTTCGATGCCCTGGAGTCTGACGCGGAGGCGGAGAGGCTGCGTGTCATTGAGT ATGTCAGGGGCCACCTTCTGCAGCAGTACAACATCTCGGGCGCGGAGTACAAGCTGATAGAGACTGTGATCATCGAGAACCAGCCACACAAAGCAGGCCAGCAGTGGAAGTTTGCAGGCGCGCTGTACTtcgtgacggtggtggtggccatGATAG GTTACGGGCACTCCACGCCGGAGACGATAGGCGGCAAGGCGTTCTGCATCGTGTACGCCGTGGTGGGCATCCCGCTGGGCATGGTGATGTTCCAGTCCATTGGTGAAAGGCTTAACAAATTTACCTCGGTCATTATAAAGAAG ATGAAGAAGATGCTGGGGTGCGCCACAACGGAAGCGACGGACGTGAATCAGCTGTTCGTGACGGGCACCCTGTCCTCCATCGTGATGACCGCCGGGGCCGCTGTCTTCTCCCACTACGAGAACTGGAACTACATCGACGCCTTCTACTACTGcttcatcaccctcaccaccatcgGTTTTGGGGACTTCGTGGCTCTGCAG AAGGACAACGCGCTCACCACCAAGCCGGGCTACGTGGTGCTGTCCCTTGTGTTCATCTTGTTCGGCCTGACGGTGGTGGCCGCCTCTATCAACCTGCTGGTGCTGCGCTTCATGaccat GAACACCGAGGACGTGAAGGCGGGAGACTACGAGATGCAGGACGCCTCTCGTTCGGTCATCACCCTGGACGGGGAGCTTATGGCCATCAATGGGAAGCTGCTGGCGGGGACTCCTGACGCAGAGATCAACATGGACGGCAACCTTGGCTCCTACACCAGCGTGGCCACCGTCTGCTCCTGCACCTGCTATCCGCGCCCGCACCACAGCCCCACGGAGAGCAGGCACAG GTCCCCGTCACGCATCTCACACCTCCTCGTGGACCAGGTGGGCACAAGCAAGGTGATGCCCCCAGGTAGTGAACAATTCCCGCCCCTCCTTCACGACTCCTTCATGGTCGCCAACTACCTCAGGATGAAACGCTCGTCTGTATAG